The genomic window CGTGGTCGGCAGGGTTCCACGGTGGTGCGCCGGTCGGCAGGTGTCCGGGCCCATGACCGAAGGCGTGCACGATCCGCAGTCCCGCCCCGCGCAGGTGCGCCTCACGGGCCGCGGCCTCGACCGCGCCGATGCTGGAGGCGGAACCGTCCACGCCTACGATCACTGGATCACTCACTGGATACTCCCGTCCCGGGCCATCGCCGACGCGCGGCCCTTCGGCTTCAAGCCTCGGTGCGGCCACCCTGGTACGCCCAGGGGCCACCAGGCCGTCCCGAGGGGCCACTCGGCCCTGTCGGGTACCCCACGGGTGCTCAGCACACTGATCACCGGCCGCGCGGGATCGAACACCTGCGGTACGAGGGCTTGAGTATCCCGCGACGCCTGCCGAAGACCTGTGCACGGCGGCCGGGACCACGGGCCCGCGCGGGAAATCCGGATGCGTGACGACGGGGAGATCCACATGGACGTCAACGAGGTGCTGCTGCCCGGAGTGGGCTGCGGTACGAGTTCGTCAACCACGAGGGCGACCGGATCGGGTCGTCGCCCAGCGCTCGGGCGACTTCGAACTGGTGGTGTACCCCTGCGACGACCCTGACGAGGCCCACTCGGTCCTCCGGCTCACCAGCCAGGAGGCCGACACCCTCGCCGAGATCCTCGGCGCCTTGCGCATCGCCGAGCGGTTCGCCGACCTGACCCGCGAGGTGCCCGGCCGCCGCCGACCGGGCCCGGGCGGTGCTCAGCCCGTTGCGCGACCTGTTCGCCGCGGTGTTCTTCCTCGCCCTCGGCCTGTCCGTCGATCCGGGTGACCTGCTGCCGATGCTGCCCGCCGCCGTGGCGCTGGCCGTGGTCACGGCCGCCACCGAGCTGGCCTCCGGCTGGTACGCCGCCGGACGCGAGGGCGCGGGCCACCGCGGCCGGCTGCGGGCCGGAACCGCGCTCATCGCCCGCGGCGAGTTCTCCGTCGTCATCATCGGCCTGGCCGCTCCCGGGCAGGGCCGCCTTGCTGCGCTGGTCACCACCTACGTGAGGCTTCTCGCCGTCTGCGGCCCCGTCCGCACCCGCTTCGCGCCCACCTGTCCGGCCCTCCGCCCTTCCGCACAGCGGAACACGCGGCGAGCCTCGTACCGGACGGGATCAGCGCTGCGTACCCGCTCCCCGCACCACCGCGACCGGACAGTGAGCGTGGTGCAGCAGGGCCTGGCTGACCGAGCCGAGCAGCAGCCCGGCGAACCCGCCACGCCCCCGGGCCCCGACCACCACCAGCTGGGCGGACTGGCTCGCTTCCATCAACGCCTCCCGCGTCCCGCCATGGACCACCCTGTGCTCCACCACCACACCCGGGTAACGCTCCTGGCGGCCGGCGAGCGCCTCGGACAGCAGGCGCTCCTCCTCCCCGGCCAGGGCGCCGGGCGGGTTCGCGTACGGCGTCGACGCGTCCTGCGGTGCGGGCAGCGACGCGTTCCACGTGGTCCAGGCGTGCAGTGCCACCAGCGGCGCCTTCCGCAGCTCGGCCTCGGCGAAGGCGAAGTCCATCGCATGCCCGCCCGCAGCCGATCCGTCGACGCCCAGCACGATCGGGCCCTCCGCACTCGGCTGCTCACGCACGACCAGCACCGGACACCGGCCGTGTGCCGCCAGGTGCACCGCGGTCGACCCGACCAACAGCCCGACGAACCCGCCCATGCCGCGGGACCCGACCACGACCAGCTCGGCCGCACGCGACTGCGCCTCCAGGACCGTCAGCGGCTCACCGGTCACCACGGCATGGCTGACATCGACCTCCGGTGCCGCGGCTCGCGCACGCTCGACCGCCTCGGCCACCAGACGGTCTGCCATGTGCCGGATCCCGCCCTCGGGCGGGCCCAGCGGTGACGGGCCCAGAGGCACGTGCATCGCGGGCCAGAAGAACGCGTGCACCACCCGCAACCCCACCCCGCGCAACCGCGCCTCCCGAGCCGCCGCCTCCACCGCGGCGAGACTCGACGCCGACCCGTCCACACCGACTACCACCACACCGCTCATCGTGCCTCCCGCATCCAGACGCCATAGCTCTCACCCTCCAGACTCACCCCGCCACTCCCCTTTCACATGGGGCCTGGGGGCGCCACTGCCAGGGCCGACCGGCACTCCCCTGCGGCGGCGACGTGCCCAGGTGACGGCCGGTCCTGTACCGGTTGTCCGGCGCGCCGACCACCGGACGTCGTGGGTCGGGCCTTACCCCCTCCGCTCTGGCGAAGGGCCGTACAGACGCGGAGGAGCAGCCGGGAGCTGCGCACCGCGCCATCAGGATCCGCGACGAGCGAGTGGGCCCTCCTCCCCGACAGCTTCACGACCGTCCGCCTCACCGCACCGGCGGACCGCCCGCCACACGGCGGACGGTCCCGGCAATGATCCACTGGGCGATGGCCAAAAAATGAGCCGAGAACTCACCGGAGAATCCACACCAACCTGACGAAACCAAACGGATATCCCGCCCTCGACTTCGTGCACGTTTGGTCAGATGCCGTCTGGCCGCGTCTACGGCACTCGGCGCCGCAAAGCGCGGAACAGCCCGGGCTCAGTCTGGCGGGGCCGGCGGCCGTCACGGAGTTCAACCCGTGGTCGTTCCGCATCGCCGCCGCGCCCTCAGCCGGTGCCGGCGCCGTGGCAGAGGTGAGCGCAACTGTCGAGCCCACCTGATGTTTGCGCTTCCCCCCAGCCCGGCCACCCCGGCCAGGTGGTCGGCCGTTCCGGCCTTCGCCGTGGCGGTCTCGGCACCGACCAGGTCCAGGCGACAGGAGGGCAGTTCGGCCCGGGAGCTCAGGACCAGTTGGCCCTGCCCCGTCAAGCCGGTGCGCGGGAGGCTGAAAGGGCATCGAGGGGCCGGCTACCCGGGACCGTCCAACGGGACAGCGGCGACCGGACCGGCCGCCCTCACCCGCGAGTTCCGGCCCTCGATGCCCACCGCAGGAGCACATGGCCCAGCGGGGATACGGGACGGTGTGCGCGGGTCGCACGCAAGGGAAACCGGTCGCGCTCCGCTTGCACCGGTGGAGGAGGGAATGGCCGTGAAGACCTGCAAGGTCGGCGAAGTGATGACTCCCGAGGTCGTCGAAGTCCGCCAGGAGACACCGTTCAAGGAGGTGGCACAGTTGCTGGCCCGGCACCGGATCAGCGGCCTGCCGGTGGTGGACGCCGATGACAAGGTCCTCGGCGTGATCTCCGAGACCGACCTGGTCCGACGGCAGGCGGCGCAGGCCCGACGCGACCAGGAAGGCCGCTTCCGGCTGCCGGCGCTGCGCCG from Streptomyces sp. DSM 40750 includes these protein-coding regions:
- a CDS encoding universal stress protein, whose product is MSGVVVVGVDGSASSLAAVEAAAREARLRGVGLRVVHAFFWPAMHVPLGPSPLGPPEGGIRHMADRLVAEAVERARAAAPEVDVSHAVVTGEPLTVLEAQSRAAELVVVGSRGMGGFVGLLVGSTAVHLAAHGRCPVLVVREQPSAEGPIVLGVDGSAAGGHAMDFAFAEAELRKAPLVALHAWTTWNASLPAPQDASTPYANPPGALAGEEERLLSEALAGRQERYPGVVVEHRVVHGGTREALMEASQSAQLVVVGARGRGGFAGLLLGSVSQALLHHAHCPVAVVRGAGTQR